CTTCCCGGCCAGGTACAGGTCGCGTAGTTCCTGCTGTCGCTCGCCGGTCCGGCCAGCCTCGGTGATCTGCAGCGGGTGGCCGAGAGCGCGGTCAATGCGCGCGATGGATGCGGCCGGTTCGGCCGCGAGCCAGCCTCGGCCGTGGCCAATGTCAACTTTCTGCATGGTGTTCCTCCAGGGCGTCGAGGCGGTGACGGATGAGGTCGAGTTGTGCGGCGGTGTCGCGGAGTGCGCCGAGGGCGACGAGCGCGAGCCGCTCGTAATGCACGGAGAGCGGCTCGCCGTGCTCGTCGAAGGCGACGAACTCGGACAGGCCGGCGTCGATCAGTTCTTCGGCGATGACGCCGACCTCGACGGGGGCGTCGTTGGAGCCGAACACGCTCGCCCGGAGCCGGTAGTCGCGCACCTGGATCGCGAGGGCGTCGTCGAGCGTGTAGGCGCGGTCGCGGATGTCCTTCTTGAACCGGCGCGCCGATGGGCTGATGCCAACGCGGCCGTCGCCGTTCTTGTACATGGCGACGTAGCCGCTGGTCACGGCCGAGAGGTTCGGCATGTCCACACGTCCGGTGGCGGC
This Microbacterium sp. XT11 DNA region includes the following protein-coding sequences:
- a CDS encoding tail fiber domain-containing protein — encoded protein: MPESYTGNEGTTAAANGMAAMDGNEDRRNGWLAINKTRDYIVTKMNAAISSAVAQAKAYTDQKFAAISLTWNAITGKPTSFPPSAHNHDQLVSGSSRWGIGGAGEWWTNNAVGVYGNFAATGRVDMPNLSAVTSGYVAMYKNGDGRVGISPSARRFKKDIRDRAYTLDDALAIQVRDYRLRASVFGSNDAPVEVGVIAEELIDAGLSEFVAFDEHGEPLSVHYERLALVALGALRDTAAQLDLIRHRLDALEEHHAES